Proteins from a single region of Bacteroidota bacterium:
- a CDS encoding DNA cytosine methyltransferase, translating to MKLKEKLTIEEFDGKKFQIKFVEGVTSNHKKAVITHYLHNIDNGIAKHFKKDAINYIKEYIQFQEEENNVSMVMDDAMQLLLKEMIEVPFPTPEKYTFKFIDLFAGIGGFRIAMQNLGGKCVFTSEWDKDAQKTYRANFGEVPFGDITKEETKKFIPDEFDVLCAGFPCQAFSIAGKRGGFEDTRGTLFFDVAEIIKRKKPKAIFLENVKGLKNHNGGKTLDTILNVLRNDLDYFVPEPQIVNAKHFGVPQQRERIYIVGFRKDQGVSTFEYPKPLKKKIKFADVKEKKVPATKYFLSTQYVQTLINHKERHESKGNGFGFAIIPDEGIANAIVVGGMGRERNLVYDHRITDFTPTTHIKGTVNREGIRKMTPREWARLQGFPDKYVIPVADASAYKQFGNSVAVPAIQATAKALLKLLNL from the coding sequence ATGAAACTGAAAGAAAAATTGACAATTGAGGAGTTTGACGGGAAAAAGTTTCAAATCAAATTTGTTGAAGGCGTAACTTCGAACCACAAGAAGGCTGTTATTACCCATTATTTGCACAATATCGATAATGGTATTGCAAAACATTTTAAGAAGGATGCAATAAATTATATTAAGGAGTATATTCAATTTCAAGAAGAGGAGAACAACGTCTCTATGGTCATGGATGATGCTATGCAACTACTATTAAAAGAAATGATTGAAGTGCCATTCCCTACTCCTGAAAAATACACTTTTAAATTTATTGACTTATTTGCCGGCATTGGAGGTTTCAGAATTGCAATGCAAAATTTGGGTGGGAAATGTGTCTTCACAAGTGAATGGGACAAAGATGCACAAAAAACATACAGAGCAAATTTCGGCGAAGTTCCATTTGGAGATATAACCAAAGAGGAAACCAAAAAATTTATTCCAGACGAGTTTGATGTTTTATGCGCTGGGTTTCCTTGTCAAGCATTTTCAATTGCAGGCAAACGTGGTGGATTTGAGGATACAAGAGGAACTTTGTTTTTTGATGTTGCTGAAATAATAAAACGTAAAAAACCGAAAGCTATTTTTCTTGAAAATGTAAAGGGTTTAAAAAATCACAATGGGGGTAAAACACTTGATACTATCCTTAATGTTTTGCGTAATGACCTTGATTATTTTGTTCCCGAACCGCAAATTGTAAATGCAAAACATTTTGGTGTTCCACAACAAAGAGAAAGAATATACATTGTTGGTTTCAGAAAGGACCAAGGTGTATCAACTTTTGAATATCCCAAGCCATTAAAGAAAAAAATAAAATTTGCAGATGTAAAAGAGAAAAAAGTTCCTGCAACAAAATACTTTCTTTCAACTCAGTATGTTCAAACGTTAATTAATCATAAGGAAAGACATGAAAGCAAGGGTAATGGATTTGGCTTTGCAATAATTCCTGATGAAGGAATTGCAAATGCTATAGTAGTTGGTGGTATGGGTCGTGAAAGAAATTTAGTTTACGACCACAGAATCACCGATTTTACTCCTACAACTCATATCAAAGGTACTGTAAACAGAGAAGGCATTCGTAAAATGACACCAAGAGAATGGGCAAGATTACAAGGCTTCCCAGACAAATATGTAATTCCTGTTGCTGACGCATCAGCTTACAAACAATTCGGTAATTCCGTTGCCGTGCCAGCTATTCAAGCAACAGCGAAAGCACTTTTAAAATTATTAAACTTGTAA
- a CDS encoding DNA primase codes for MDASRIEEVVGDFVNLKRRGVNLIGKCPFHNEKTPSFTVSVPKGIYKCFGCGKSGNSVGFVMEHEQLSYREALIYLANKYHIEVEEKQRTNEEIQEENRRESLFIINGFAQTYFNEYLHNDEEGKSIGLSYFTERGLRSDTIEKFKLGFCPGDGETFTRIATNTGYKLELLQQLGLTSQYGKDFFRGRVMFPIHSITGKVLGFGGRTLSADKKIPKYINSPETDIYLKSKIVFGIFQARKAITQREECYLVEGYMDVISLSQSGIENVVASSGTSLTQDQVRLIKRYTPNLTILYDGDSAGVKAALRGLEIALEEGMNVKVVLLPAEDDPDTYVQKLGADGFRKYIEDNKKDLIHLKTDLYLEDAKGDPVKVAGIIKDIVQSIAKIPDGITRSLYLKQTARNLNVEEQLLISETNKILRKGAFDKLSNNDKASVEHTEITPVAKEQPSFTFHLDEAQERDIIRLLLENSNFEVDGENAVGRILRNLADVEIENELYRKVIDEYRTYYEHNEFLPQVYFINHDDDAIKNLCIDLLQSPYEISDNWIKMHDVPITEKQFLVKKDIVKSISLLKLKKIIKMKHDVDLRIQELSTSTDELATDEIRMCMKESMQLQVIIHKLAKDTGTTVLPVVN; via the coding sequence ATGGATGCTTCCAGGATTGAGGAGGTGGTGGGGGATTTTGTGAATTTGAAGCGTAGGGGGGTGAATTTGATTGGGAAATGTCCTTTCCATAATGAGAAGACGCCTTCGTTTACTGTCTCTGTGCCCAAGGGCATTTATAAGTGTTTTGGATGCGGGAAAAGTGGTAATTCTGTCGGGTTTGTGATGGAACATGAGCAGCTGAGTTATCGGGAGGCGCTGATTTACCTGGCGAACAAATATCATATTGAGGTTGAGGAAAAGCAACGCACAAATGAGGAGATTCAGGAGGAAAATCGCAGGGAAAGTTTATTTATAATTAACGGCTTCGCGCAAACGTATTTTAATGAATATCTGCACAACGATGAGGAAGGCAAAAGTATCGGCCTGAGCTATTTTACGGAACGGGGTTTGCGCAGCGATACCATCGAAAAATTTAAATTGGGTTTTTGTCCGGGCGATGGTGAAACGTTTACGCGCATAGCTACCAACACGGGCTATAAATTAGAATTGCTGCAACAACTTGGGCTGACTTCGCAATACGGAAAAGATTTTTTCCGCGGCAGGGTGATGTTTCCTATCCATAGCATCACGGGAAAGGTGCTGGGTTTTGGTGGGAGGACGTTGAGTGCGGACAAAAAAATTCCGAAATATATCAATTCGCCGGAGACGGATATTTATTTAAAAAGTAAAATTGTTTTCGGCATTTTTCAGGCGCGCAAAGCGATAACACAACGCGAGGAATGTTACCTCGTGGAGGGTTATATGGATGTGATTTCGTTATCGCAAAGCGGGATTGAAAATGTGGTTGCATCATCGGGAACTTCGTTGACGCAGGATCAGGTGCGGTTGATTAAACGATACACACCGAATTTAACGATTTTATATGATGGTGATAGCGCGGGTGTAAAAGCTGCACTACGGGGATTGGAAATTGCTCTTGAAGAGGGCATGAATGTAAAGGTGGTTTTATTGCCCGCTGAAGATGACCCGGATACTTACGTGCAAAAATTAGGCGCCGACGGTTTTAGAAAATATATTGAGGATAATAAAAAAGATCTTATCCATTTAAAAACGGATTTATATCTTGAAGATGCAAAAGGTGATCCGGTAAAAGTTGCGGGAATTATTAAAGATATTGTTCAGAGTATAGCAAAAATTCCTGACGGCATTACACGCAGTCTTTATTTAAAACAAACTGCACGCAATTTAAATGTTGAGGAACAATTATTAATTTCTGAAACAAATAAAATTTTACGCAAAGGGGCTTTTGATAAATTATCAAACAACGATAAAGCTTCTGTTGAACATACCGAAATTACACCTGTTGCGAAGGAACAACCTTCGTTTACCTTCCACCTCGACGAAGCGCAGGAACGTGATATCATAAGGCTTCTGCTGGAAAACAGCAATTTTGAAGTGGATGGTGAAAATGCAGTCGGCCGTATTTTGCGCAACCTTGCTGATGTGGAAATTGAAAATGAATTATACCGAAAAGTAATTGATGAATATCGTACGTATTACGAACACAATGAATTTTTACCGCAGGTATATTTTATTAATCACGATGATGATGCAATAAAAAATTTATGTATCGATTTATTACAATCGCCATACGAAATTAGCGACAACTGGATTAAAATGCACGATGTGCCAATTACGGAAAAACAATTTTTAGTAAAAAAAGATATTGTTAAATCTATTTCATTGTTGAAGTTGAAAAAAATTATCAAAATGAAACATGATGTAGATTTGCGTATTCAGGAATTATCTACAAGCACTGATGAATTGGCAACGGATGAAATTAGAATGTGTATGAAAGAGAGTATGCAGTTGCAGGTGATTATTCATAAACTTGCGAAGGATACGGGGACTACTGTGTTGCCGGTTGTAAATTAA
- a CDS encoding DUF4476 domain-containing protein: MKNGLLKTMFVLLLQMQNVFAAPPHYQNVYPNYGNSTFEIKSQGANYITVSIDGDFFNEPVKKFAVSNMSPGNHFVEIYTDRMQHSGYYTTTQKVRIYSGYVYIKPASLVHGVIDNFGRFFIKSVQDIAIYDNQYYEPYYPDYQQYNQPVTPVCAVTTAMPQPVFDQLLQTLKNQWFDDTRLNVAKQAMANNWFTAEQVARLMREFSFESSKLELAKYAYAHVVDKPNYFVVYDEFWFSSSVDELINYIH; the protein is encoded by the coding sequence ATGAAAAATGGTTTACTAAAAACAATGTTTGTGCTGTTATTGCAAATGCAAAATGTTTTTGCAGCACCACCGCATTATCAAAATGTTTATCCTAATTACGGCAATTCAACTTTTGAAATTAAATCGCAAGGCGCTAATTATATAACGGTGTCGATTGATGGCGATTTTTTTAATGAACCGGTTAAAAAATTTGCTGTAAGTAATATGTCTCCGGGAAATCACTTTGTTGAAATTTATACTGACCGCATGCAACACAGCGGTTATTATACAACTACTCAAAAGGTGCGTATTTACAGTGGTTATGTATATATTAAACCCGCCTCGTTAGTGCATGGTGTTATTGATAATTTCGGTAGATTTTTTATAAAATCGGTTCAGGATATTGCAATATATGATAACCAATATTATGAACCTTATTATCCCGATTATCAGCAATATAATCAGCCGGTGACTCCTGTGTGTGCAGTTACTACTGCCATGCCGCAGCCGGTTTTTGATCAGCTGTTGCAAACATTAAAAAATCAGTGGTTTGATGATACCAGATTAAATGTTGCGAAACAGGCAATGGCGAATAATTGGTTTACTGCTGAGCAGGTTGCGCGATTAATGCGGGAATTTAGTTTCGAATCATCAAAATTGGAATTAGCGAAATATGCCTACGCGCATGTAGTCGATAAACCAAATTATTTTGTTGTTTACGATGAGTTTTGGTTTAGCAGCAGCGTTGATGAACTGATAAATTATATTCATTAA
- a CDS encoding nucleotidyltransferase family protein, translating into MNHLTHIKNELEKMKPELLERFFVSEIGLFGSITRDDFTANSDVDIIVDFNKPIGIEFIDLADFIESQLHRRVDLISKKALREYFYLSIEKEIQYV; encoded by the coding sequence ATGAATCATCTTACGCATATAAAAAACGAACTGGAAAAAATGAAACCAGAACTGTTGGAAAGATTTTTCGTAAGCGAAATTGGGTTGTTCGGATCAATTACTCGAGATGATTTCACCGCCAATAGTGATGTAGATATAATTGTAGATTTCAACAAACCCATCGGGATTGAATTTATCGATTTAGCAGATTTTATTGAAAGCCAACTGCACAGAAGGGTTGATTTAATATCTAAAAAAGCATTAAGGGAATATTTTTATTTGAGCATAGAGAAGGAAATACAATATGTCTAA
- a CDS encoding peptide chain release factor 3 yields MSVQSEIQIRRTFAIISHPDAGKTTLTEKFLLYGGAIQVAGAVKSNKIKKSATSDFMEIERQRGISVATSVMSFEYEGVKVNLLDTPGHKDFAEDTYRTLTAVDSVILVIDCVKGVEEQTMRLMEVCRMRKTPVIIFINKMDRDGKDPFDLLDELEEKLKIRVRPLSWPINMGTHFKGVYSLYHKKLNLFRPGSQRVEDDVLIIEDLKDGLLDKQVGERDAKQLREDVELIEGVYHEFDRKPYLDADIAPVFFGSAINNFGVQELLETFIQIAPVPQGRETDARFVSADENKFSGFIFKIHANIDPRHRDRIAFLRVCSGHFERNSFYHHVRLDKNLRFNNPYAFLASSKDVIDEAFPGDVIGLYDTGNFKIGDTLTEGEDLMFRGIPSFSPEIFKELVNMDPMKTKQLDKGIQQLTDEGVAQLFIHNNGYKKVVGAVGELQFEVIQYRLENEYGAKCRFVPIQMNKACWLTTTDKKQLDEFIRLKIDFIYYDKDQNPVYMAETGWALNVAIENHPKITFHTTSEFKTATLV; encoded by the coding sequence ATGAGCGTACAATCAGAGATACAAATAAGAAGAACATTTGCGATTATTAGTCACCCGGATGCCGGAAAAACGACCCTTACGGAGAAGTTTTTGCTTTATGGTGGTGCAATTCAGGTTGCGGGAGCGGTGAAGAGTAATAAAATCAAAAAATCTGCTACCAGCGACTTTATGGAAATTGAACGTCAGCGTGGTATCTCTGTGGCTACCTCGGTGATGTCGTTTGAGTATGAAGGTGTTAAAGTGAATTTATTGGATACTCCCGGTCACAAGGATTTTGCGGAGGATACTTATCGCACATTAACTGCAGTGGATAGTGTTATTTTGGTTATCGATTGCGTGAAGGGTGTTGAGGAGCAAACCATGCGTTTGATGGAAGTTTGTCGCATGCGCAAAACACCGGTTATCATTTTCATCAATAAAATGGACCGCGATGGAAAAGATCCATTTGATTTGTTGGATGAATTGGAAGAAAAATTAAAAATTCGTGTTCGTCCGCTCAGTTGGCCGATTAATATGGGGACACATTTTAAAGGTGTGTATTCTTTATATCATAAAAAACTCAATTTATTTCGTCCGGGTTCGCAGCGTGTTGAAGATGATGTATTGATTATTGAAGATTTAAAAGATGGTTTATTAGATAAACAAGTTGGTGAACGTGATGCAAAACAGTTGCGTGAAGATGTTGAATTAATTGAAGGCGTTTATCACGAATTTGATCGCAAACCATATTTGGATGCAGATATTGCGCCGGTATTTTTTGGTTCTGCGATTAACAATTTTGGTGTGCAGGAATTATTGGAGACATTTATTCAAATTGCTCCAGTTCCTCAGGGACGCGAAACAGATGCACGTTTTGTAAGTGCAGATGAAAATAAATTCAGTGGTTTTATTTTTAAAATCCACGCGAATATCGACCCGCGTCATAGAGACCGGATTGCCTTCTTACGTGTATGTTCCGGGCATTTTGAGCGCAATAGTTTTTACCATCATGTGCGATTGGATAAAAACTTACGGTTTAATAATCCCTATGCATTTTTAGCATCGAGTAAAGATGTAATTGATGAGGCTTTTCCAGGTGATGTGATTGGTTTGTATGATACCGGCAATTTTAAAATTGGAGATACTTTAACGGAAGGTGAAGATTTAATGTTTAGAGGGATTCCGAGTTTTTCGCCTGAGATATTTAAGGAATTGGTGAATATGGATCCGATGAAAACCAAACAATTAGACAAGGGTATTCAGCAGTTAACGGATGAAGGTGTTGCACAGTTATTTATTCATAATAATGGTTATAAAAAAGTTGTTGGTGCAGTTGGCGAATTACAGTTTGAAGTAATACAATATCGCCTTGAAAATGAATACGGTGCAAAATGTCGTTTTGTCCCAATTCAAATGAATAAGGCCTGCTGGTTAACCACCACCGATAAAAAACAATTGGATGAATTTATTCGTTTAAAAATAGATTTTATTTATTACGATAAAGATCAAAATCCGGTTTACATGGCGGAGACTGGTTGGGCATTAAATGTGGCAATTGAAAATCATCCAAAAATTACTTTCCACACCACAAGCGAATTTAAAACTGCAACATTGGTTTAA
- a CDS encoding DUF86 domain-containing protein has protein sequence MSKREDAVLLKDIIESGDKIFRYTFGMTFEEFYIDEKTVDAVIRNFEIIGEAANRLSDDLKDANSSIDWHKIRGFRNRIVHDYAGVDLSIVWNIIQDFLPNVIDKIKTI, from the coding sequence ATGTCTAAACGAGAAGATGCTGTATTACTTAAAGACATTATCGAAAGTGGTGATAAAATTTTTCGCTACACTTTTGGTATGACATTCGAAGAATTCTACATTGACGAAAAAACTGTAGATGCGGTAATAAGAAACTTTGAAATTATTGGAGAAGCAGCAAATCGACTATCTGATGATCTCAAGGATGCCAATAGTTCAATAGATTGGCACAAAATACGGGGTTTTCGTAATAGAATAGTCCATGATTATGCTGGTGTGGATTTATCAATTGTATGGAACATCATACAAGATTTTTTACCTAATGTGATTGATAAGATTAAAACTATTTAG
- a CDS encoding right-handed parallel beta-helix repeat-containing protein, which yields MKRFFTIALMFVALQNFAATYYVSPTGNNAAAGTSTATAWKTIQFAINMANDGDVINVMAGTYTGKITWNDGGAAGIYITLQNYNDDIVILDGATIGNSQALMYIENKDYIKIDGLKFTNHNGNYQPIINLYGNNNHIEISNCEFYNTDCNESYAILCEGRGDDIKILNNNMHDLIGDNAVGVLFVGSNTTTAFTNILISGNTLTNLDPAPSEGIAVNGNVDGFEISNNVLNDINNIGIVMIGGEDWVNTNDAVNFARNGVCKNNSVTAAKSIYGGGFAGGVYVDGGKDIIVENNTITGSDVGLEIGCENAGFIAENITVRNNIIYKNEKAGLGFGGYDFPATGQVQNCTFTGNTVFDNDILNTGFGQLWIQYALNCVVENNIFYTSTNAWMVNAETVNSGYNNILNYNDYYYPSGLNNAKFFFDFDYIVGYDNYKIATGQDINSITSNPMLTDIVAPVYDFHLLNGSPCVNTGNPTYDDLGIDITDVDMDATTRVSGSGIDMGADEFLTLPLSWLVNSTNVTCYGSCNGVLSFTGNNGCVPYTFDYKNPGGGSWIPYTMPVAGVCAGTYKIRITDACGSVVMGNVVISQDPVLNISVSSITNETVAGAANGKITVNATGGFGSKMYSKNGGITWQTAKKFNGLSAGTYTILVKDAHDCIDEVVAVVGVGGRAGELEEFTLLPNPADDQVTIYLSESAIGNNLRCYNAVGELLFTQSISDVTMQLPIENLAAGLYFIAVDGYAVQQFVKN from the coding sequence ATGAAACGTTTTTTTACCATCGCCTTAATGTTTGTGGCTTTACAAAATTTTGCTGCTACCTATTATGTGTCCCCAACCGGAAATAACGCTGCAGCAGGCACTTCAACCGCAACAGCATGGAAAACTATCCAATTTGCCATAAACATGGCTAACGATGGCGATGTAATTAATGTGATGGCCGGAACCTATACCGGTAAAATTACCTGGAACGACGGGGGAGCGGCAGGTATTTATATTACGCTGCAAAATTATAATGATGATATCGTGATTTTAGACGGTGCTACAATTGGCAACAGTCAGGCTTTGATGTATATCGAAAATAAAGATTACATTAAAATAGACGGATTAAAATTTACAAATCACAATGGTAATTATCAACCAATAATTAATTTATATGGCAATAATAATCATATCGAAATTTCAAACTGCGAATTTTATAATACTGACTGCAACGAGAGTTACGCAATTTTATGTGAGGGCAGGGGAGATGATATTAAAATTTTAAACAACAATATGCATGACCTTATTGGCGATAATGCTGTTGGTGTTTTGTTTGTCGGCTCGAACACAACCACTGCATTTACGAATATATTAATCAGTGGAAATACCTTAACCAATTTAGACCCGGCACCAAGTGAGGGGATTGCAGTAAATGGTAATGTTGATGGTTTTGAAATAAGTAACAATGTTTTAAATGATATAAATAATATCGGCATCGTTATGATTGGAGGTGAAGATTGGGTGAACACGAATGATGCTGTGAATTTTGCACGCAACGGTGTATGTAAAAATAATAGTGTAACGGCTGCTAAATCGATATACGGCGGCGGGTTTGCGGGTGGTGTTTATGTGGATGGTGGTAAAGATATTATCGTAGAAAATAATACCATAACCGGCAGCGATGTAGGGCTTGAAATTGGTTGCGAAAATGCGGGATTTATTGCTGAAAATATTACTGTTAGAAATAATATCATCTACAAAAATGAAAAAGCAGGTTTGGGTTTTGGCGGATATGATTTTCCGGCAACAGGTCAGGTGCAGAACTGTACATTTACAGGAAATACTGTTTTTGATAATGATATATTAAATACCGGCTTCGGACAATTGTGGATTCAGTATGCATTAAATTGTGTGGTTGAAAATAATATTTTTTATACTTCTACCAATGCCTGGATGGTGAACGCTGAAACTGTTAATTCAGGATACAATAATATTCTAAATTACAACGATTATTATTACCCGTCCGGATTAAATAATGCAAAATTCTTTTTTGATTTTGATTATATTGTTGGTTATGATAATTATAAAATTGCAACGGGACAAGATATTAATTCGATTACATCAAACCCTATGTTGACCGATATTGTTGCTCCTGTGTATGATTTTCACTTATTAAATGGTTCACCATGTGTAAATACAGGTAACCCTACTTATGATGATTTAGGTATTGACATAACTGATGTGGATATGGATGCCACAACACGTGTTTCAGGTTCAGGCATTGATATGGGAGCAGATGAATTTTTAACCTTGCCATTGAGTTGGTTGGTGAACAGCACAAATGTTACCTGCTATGGCAGTTGTAACGGTGTTTTATCGTTTACCGGAAATAATGGTTGTGTGCCATATACGTTTGACTATAAAAATCCCGGTGGTGGTTCATGGATTCCATATACCATGCCTGTTGCAGGCGTTTGTGCCGGCACTTATAAAATAAGAATTACCGATGCATGCGGTTCGGTCGTAATGGGTAATGTGGTAATATCGCAGGATCCGGTTTTAAATATTTCCGTTTCCAGCATCACAAACGAAACGGTTGCAGGAGCTGCAAATGGGAAAATTACCGTGAATGCTACGGGTGGATTCGGTTCGAAAATGTATTCGAAAAATGGTGGTATAACGTGGCAAACAGCGAAAAAATTTAACGGACTGAGTGCAGGAACGTATACAATATTAGTTAAAGATGCACATGATTGTATAGATGAAGTTGTTGCTGTTGTTGGTGTTGGCGGAAGAGCAGGGGAATTGGAAGAATTTACTTTATTGCCAAATCCTGCAGATGATCAAGTGACTATATATTTATCTGAATCCGCTATCGGTAATAATTTGCGTTGTTATAATGCGGTTGGTGAACTGTTGTTTACACAATCAATTTCGGATGTGACAATGCAGTTGCCGATAGAAAATTTAGCTGCCGGATTATATTTTATTGCCGTTGATGGTTACGCTGTTCAACAGTTTGTTAAAAACTGA
- a CDS encoding HpaII family restriction endonuclease: protein MITGNKGEWSEIYVFLKLLADGRLNAADANLNAIPNIYYPIIKILRQENTVNREYRINGNVKIFDGNNTELLNLPIIDFLNRSQQLFNELRNAEGRSFAFNDIEAFLHSIDIHSLTALKTDKADIKVVVHDLNTGMQPQLGFSIKSMLGGNSTLFNPGNTTNFIYEVIGEGELNIEEINAVESSPKIANRISLIRAHGFMLEFKKIQSATLQLNLQLIDSDLPQILAELLLLKYSTPGLTLLAPALKRLTINNPLCFDLSEGHPFYEYKIKNFLTDSALGMTPSTMWTGQYDATGGIIIVKETGELVCYHIYNRNEFQKYLLNNTRLEQASTSRYNFGNLYREGGRIFIKLNLQVRFN, encoded by the coding sequence ATGATTACAGGAAATAAAGGCGAATGGAGTGAAATATATGTTTTCCTCAAATTACTAGCAGATGGAAGATTAAATGCGGCGGATGCAAATCTTAATGCTATTCCAAATATTTATTATCCAATAATTAAAATCCTTAGGCAGGAAAACACAGTCAATAGAGAGTACAGAATTAATGGGAACGTTAAAATTTTTGATGGTAATAATACTGAGCTTTTAAATTTACCAATAATTGATTTCCTCAATCGTTCACAACAATTGTTTAATGAATTACGAAACGCTGAAGGAAGAAGTTTTGCATTTAATGATATTGAAGCTTTTTTACATAGCATTGATATTCACTCATTAACTGCCTTAAAAACCGACAAAGCTGACATAAAAGTTGTAGTTCATGATTTAAATACAGGAATGCAGCCGCAACTTGGTTTCAGCATTAAATCAATGCTTGGAGGAAACTCAACTTTGTTTAATCCTGGTAATACAACTAATTTCATTTATGAAGTTATCGGTGAAGGTGAATTAAATATAGAAGAAATCAATGCAGTCGAAAGCTCCCCAAAAATTGCGAATAGAATTTCGCTAATAAGAGCACATGGTTTTATGTTGGAATTTAAAAAAATTCAATCTGCAACCTTACAATTGAATTTACAACTTATTGATAGTGACTTACCTCAAATATTAGCCGAACTTTTATTGCTAAAATATTCAACGCCAGGTCTTACTTTACTTGCCCCTGCACTTAAACGTTTGACAATAAATAACCCTTTATGTTTTGACTTATCCGAAGGTCATCCTTTTTATGAGTACAAAATAAAAAACTTCTTAACTGACAGTGCATTAGGAATGACACCTTCGACAATGTGGACTGGTCAATATGATGCTACTGGTGGAATTATAATAGTAAAAGAAACTGGTGAACTAGTTTGTTACCATATTTATAATCGTAATGAGTTTCAGAAATACTTACTAAACAACACTCGTCTAGAACAAGCAAGCACTAGCCGTTACAATTTTGGAAACTTATATCGTGAAGGTGGTAGGATATTTATTAAATTAAACTTGCAAGTGCGGTTTAACTAG
- a CDS encoding queuosine precursor transporter, with protein MEQHHNPFASKAARLLLILGVFLVTNALLAELIGVKIFALEDSFGWKPFNWNLFGEQGSLNFTVGVILWPFVFIMTDIINEYFGVRGVRRLSYLAVVFILYAFGIIYIAINLAPAGFWPASYTDKGVPDMQNAYAVIFGQGMWIIAGSIIAFLLGQLIDVFVFHRIKRATGEGKIWLRATGSTAISQIIDSVVVLYVAFVIGPAHWPISLWLAVATVNYVYKMGAAIVLTPVLYWVHNIIDKFLGKELSEKMRSEAMNN; from the coding sequence ATGGAACAACATCACAATCCATTCGCGAGCAAAGCCGCACGCCTCCTCCTTATCCTGGGCGTGTTTTTAGTCACCAACGCCTTATTAGCCGAACTCATCGGCGTGAAAATATTCGCGCTCGAAGACAGCTTTGGCTGGAAACCATTCAACTGGAATTTATTCGGCGAGCAAGGCTCCCTCAATTTCACCGTAGGTGTTATTTTATGGCCATTTGTTTTTATCATGACCGATATCATCAACGAATATTTTGGCGTGCGTGGCGTGCGACGATTAAGTTATCTCGCAGTCGTATTTATTTTATACGCCTTCGGAATTATTTACATCGCCATTAATTTAGCTCCCGCCGGATTTTGGCCTGCATCGTATACCGACAAAGGTGTGCCCGATATGCAAAATGCGTATGCAGTAATTTTCGGACAAGGCATGTGGATTATAGCTGGAAGCATCATTGCATTTTTACTCGGACAATTAATTGACGTATTTGTTTTTCATAGAATAAAACGCGCAACCGGCGAAGGAAAAATTTGGTTACGTGCAACAGGCTCAACTGCAATATCACAAATAATTGATAGCGTGGTGGTATTATATGTCGCATTTGTTATCGGACCTGCACATTGGCCAATTAGTTTATGGCTTGCAGTGGCAACAGTTAATTACGTTTACAAAATGGGTGCAGCCATCGTTCTCACGCCCGTACTATATTGGGTCCACAACATCATCGACAAATTCCTAGGCAAAGAACTCAGCGAAAAAATGCGTTCCGAAGCAATGAATAATTAA
- the vsr gene encoding DNA mismatch endonuclease Vsr yields MNKLTSEQRRRNMQAVRATGSAIETVLAKALFAQGFRYRKNDKTVYGKPDITFKKYKLAIFVDGEFWHGKNWEIRKFDHKSNQKFWHTKIERNIERDKEVNETLSENGWQVLRFWGKEITQNLDQCIVKIKKTINETERKIDN; encoded by the coding sequence ATGAACAAATTAACTTCAGAACAGAGAAGAAGGAATATGCAAGCTGTTAGGGCTACAGGGTCTGCAATTGAAACGGTTTTGGCAAAGGCATTGTTTGCTCAAGGTTTCAGATACAGGAAAAATGATAAAACAGTTTACGGAAAACCTGATATAACTTTTAAAAAATATAAACTTGCTATATTTGTTGACGGCGAGTTTTGGCACGGAAAGAATTGGGAAATTCGTAAGTTTGACCACAAAAGCAATCAAAAATTTTGGCATACTAAAATTGAACGAAACATCGAAAGAGACAAAGAAGTTAATGAAACATTGTCTGAAAACGGATGGCAAGTATTAAGATTTTGGGGTAAGGAAATTACTCAAAATCTAGACCAATGCATTGTTAAAATTAAAAAAACTATAAATGAAACTGAAAGAAAAATTGACAATTGA